One segment of Argiope bruennichi chromosome 11, qqArgBrue1.1, whole genome shotgun sequence DNA contains the following:
- the LOC129956525 gene encoding putative serine protease 45: MPFTDVFGMVGNDCGRCKWCKVSDQIKSNKIVRPMNKYPWMVALYHKNGDFICGGAIISPTFIITSAHCLVPFNFSEKESCESTVLSKSCYIPVNRTEVVLLGKKNFTERIKVKKIIPHKYFSPHILSHDIALVQLESPIKCNKRVFPICLPTRNFLQLGKNLIVIGWEKHWPDQSKAPIRLKESSLTQIPSYRCHPENAFSAIFATICTIAKNETISPCMGDAGSIAVAKLGQFSFIMGITAFDVKFNCKIESRKHNIYTRIFHYVKWIIRHVEDLSSPI, from the exons atGCCTTTTACAGACGTCTTCGGCATGgtgggaaatg ACTGTGGACGCTGCAAGTGGTGCAAAGTTAGTGATcagataaaaagtaataaaattgtgaGGCCCATGAATAAATACCCTTGGATG GTAGCTTTGTATCATAAAAATGGGGACTTCATTTGTGGAGGTGCTATTATTTCTCCAACGTTTATAATTACGTCTGCACATTGCCTAGTGCC TTTCAACTTTAGTGAAAAAGAGTCCTGTGAAAGCACAGTATTAAGCAAAAGTTGCTACATTCCAGTCAATCGTACAGAGGTGGTGCTACTGGGAAAGAAAAACTTCACTGAACGGATCAAAGTAAAGAAAATCATACCTCATAAATATTTCTCTCCGCACATTCTTTCGCACGACATTGCCCTCGTGCAATTGGAATCTCCCATCAAGTGCAACAAAAGAGTCTTTCCAATCTGCTTGCCAACAAGGAATTTCCTTCAGTTAGGCAAGAACCTAATTGTGATTGGCTGGGAGAAACACTGGCCAGATCAGAGCA AGGCACCTATCAGGCTGAAAGAAAGCTCACTGACTCAGATTCCATCCTACAGGTGTCACCCAGAAAATGCCTTCAGTGCCATCTTTGCCACCATCTGTACAATAGCAAAGAACGAGACAATTTCCCCTTGTATG GGAGATGCAGGATCTATAGCTGTTGCTAAGTTAGGACAATTCTCTTTCATCATGGGAATCACGGCATTTGATGTGAAATTCAACTGCAAAATTGAATCGAGGAAGCATAATATATATACTAGAATATTCCACTATGTTAAGTGGATCATTCGACATGTCGAAGATCTTTCATCTCCTATCTGA